In Zygosaccharomyces rouxii strain CBS732 chromosome F complete sequence, a single window of DNA contains:
- the CWC15 gene encoding U2-type spliceosomal complex subunit CWC15 (similar to uniprot|Q03772 Saccharomyces cerevisiae YDR163W), with protein sequence MTTSHRPQLEARSGAKAASYVPTSTEHARLLPGHKKLKYRKSKNEQEPVNNEQLEVQEGKQAEEDAASDEDEDDEEEDDNNEEEEDEDDQEALLQELNNIRQERMVERIRNEQRQQSEMDLTQIPTPKSTSGWRKTTFGRNRVSKRKQDDKAPEYVNDMTKTAYHEEFIRRFIK encoded by the coding sequence TAGAAGCTAGAAGTGGTGCAAAGGCTGCTTCTTATGTACCAACATCAACTGAACACGCAAGATTATTACCAGGTCATAAGAAGCTAAAGTATCGTAAGAGTAAGAATGAACAAGAACCAGTGAACAATGAGCAGCTTGAGGTGCAGGAAGGGAAGCaggcagaagaagatgctgctagtgatgaagatgaagacgacgaagaagaagacgacAATAATGAGgaggaagaggatgaagacgatCAAGAGGCACTTTTACAGGAGCTGAACAATATCAGACAAGAGAGAATGGTTGAAAGGATACGAAATGAGCAGAGACAACAAAGTGAGATGGATTTAACACAGATACCAACGCCTAAATCCACTAGTGGGTGGCGTAAAACTACTTTTGGGAGAAATAGAGTTTCcaaaagaaaacaagaTGATAAAGCTCCAGAATACGTTAACGATATGACAAAAACTGCGTACCATGAGGAATTTATTCGTCGATTTAttaaatga
- the SLS1 gene encoding Sls1p (similar to uniprot|P42900 Saccharomyces cerevisiae YLR139C SLS1 Mitochondrial membrane protein required for assembly of respiratory-chain enzyme complexes III and IV coordinates expression of mitochondrially-encoded genes may facilitate delivery of mRNA to membrane-bound translation machinery), with the protein MLVSRFYGSLTRHSFCNSIKRTSRLYYSSKDQDSNNTGSSTLGEQLGEDQTSRTRGKKLKPSKTNFLVLDPSQTGLLKRRHTPSYFRSNNGKKLSILEGVELGADSNTGAPRRSRHSTKILQEIEAQRMKLLVFKSSVSKEQAVRSINYQKPSTSNMSRLRYDQLKHLLDSAYTLPQLRAYTKKYYGIAHSKTTKDTLIKTIMDDYWKCEPNDFVDESEDLILERIINVDIRDMYLLLLTNNGKILNNFSRIGATLAVALDENIMIVRGTSPIIKYVEVSLSNILANVNTMTMNLRQFISNHSARNEIMSDMKLNELISLIQRESAVFFELMGSEPGDDVYRISAFGHKRVSKAQNLLLWGTQYHPQLSEKVEQLHINGQDVNSFAKFPFTDIESLDWINRNKDWYRLQKPISKKDVPHIAVPSHENIIPTDEKLDQWYDFLMDQKKEPQMMALKLDEPPKKMFSMTLGQLLTTNDGNDALFETKIPQVMTKLLELPLYDSLTSKDELYTMDQHDYYVQLNFIPNLSNVPHTNENAPPIELWFELDEYDVAIINSVRCITQLQQRSLFVQTPQQPRDIKVNVDTVAELTETYEDGLENWLSRQPGIRKFLQDSRLTFQSRKNLVIPESMDVNLHHVNGEKSSVQYDYVNAVYHRILRLKYMDKYLVQFSDIKGGSSGANHTQVDFIGGELLSRDDFKQFVKDVSQFV; encoded by the coding sequence ATGCTAGTTTCCAGGTTTTACGGTTCTTTGACTCGTCATAGTTTCTGTAATAGCATCAAAAGAACATCAAGATTATACTACTCATCGAAAGATCAAGATAGTAACAATACCGGTTCCTCCACACTAGGAGAGCAGCTGGGTGAGGATCAAACATCACGTACAAGAGGTAAGAAACTGAAACCTTCCAAGACGAATTTCCTAGTTTTAGATCCATCGCAGACTGGTTTATTGAAGAGAAGACATACTCCAAGTTATTTTAGAagtaataatggtaaaaagCTATCGATTTTAGAGGGTGTTGAGTTGGGTGCAGACTCGAACACAGGAGCTCCTAGAAGATCAAGACATTCAACtaagattttacaagagaTTGAGGCGCAAAGAATGAAACTATTGGTATTCAAGAGCTCAGTGTCCAAAGAACAAGCGGTACGATCCATTAACTATCAAAAACCATCGACTAGCAATATGTCGAGACTTAGGTATGATCAGTTAAAGCACTTGTTGGATTCAGCCTACACTTTACCGCAATTGAGGGCTTATACAAAGAAATATTATGGTATTGCACATAGCAAGACTACAAAGGATACATTAATCAAAACAATTATGGATGATTATTGGAAATGCGAACCTAATGATTTTGTGGATGAATCAGAGGATCTCATCCTTGAACGTATTATTAATGTTGATATCAGAGACATGTATTTGCTTCTATTAACCaataatggtaaaattttgaacaatttctcACGTATTGGTGCTACCTTAGCAGTGGCAttagatgaaaatattatGATTGTAAGAGGTACATCGCCCATTATTAAATATGTGGAAGTTTCATTATCGAATATTTTGGCTAATGTCAACACCATGACAATGAATTTAAGACAATTTATTTCCAACCATTCCGCAAGGAATGAAATAATGAGCGATATGAAATTAAATGAATTGATTTCATTAATTCAAAGAGAAAGTGCAGTTTTCTTCGAACTAATGGGCTCAGAACCAGGTGATGATGTATATAGAATATCCGCATTCGGTCATAAGAGAGTTTCCAAGGCTCAGAACCTTTTACTTTGGGGGACTCAGTACCATCCACAATTGTCGGAAAAGGTCGAACAGCTTCATATTAACGGTCAGGATGTAAACTCATTTGCAAAATTCCCTTTCACAGATATTGAAAGCTTGGACTGGATTAATAGAAATAAAGACTGGTACAGATTACAGAAACCTATTAGTAAAAAGGATGTACCGCATATTGCAGTACCAAGTCATGAAAATATCATCCCTACTGACGAGAAACTTGATCAATGGTACGACTTTCTCATGgatcaaaagaaagaaccaCAAATGATGGCACTCAAATTAGATGAACCACCCAAGAAAATGTTTAGCATGACTTTAGGACAATTGTTGACCACTAACGATGGCAACGACGCTTTGTTTGAAACCAAGATCCCACAAGTAATGACAAAACTGTTAGAATTGCCACTTTACGATTCATTGACTAGCAAAGATGAACTTTACACTATGGACCAACATGATTATTATGTGCAATTAAATTTTATACccaatctttccaatgTTCCGCATACAAATGAAAACGCACCACCTATAGAACTTTGGTTTGAATTAGACGAGTACGATGTTGCCATTATCAACTCTGTTCGCTGTATAACACAATTACAACAAAGAAGTCTCTTCGTACAAACCCCACAGCAACCTCGAGACATAAAGGTCAATGTTGATACTGTAGCTGAATTGACAGAAACATATGAAGACGGCTTAGAAAACTGGCTATCACGCCAACCCGGCATTAGGAAGTTTTTACAGGATTCAAGGCTCACTTTTCAAAGtaggaaaaatttggttatACCAGAATCCATGGATGTTAATCTACATCATgtcaatggtgaaaaatccaGTGTTCAATACGACTACGTTAATGCCGTTTACCACCGTATTTTACGTCTCAAATACATGGACAAGTATTTAGTTCAATTCTCTGATATCAAAGGCGGCAGCAGTGGTGCAAACCATACTCAAGTAGATTTCATCGGTGGTGAACTTTTGAGTCGCGATGATTTCAAGCAATTCGTCAAAGACGTCTCACAATTCGTGTAA